One genomic segment of Thermodesulfobacteriota bacterium includes these proteins:
- the gatA gene encoding Asp-tRNA(Asn)/Glu-tRNA(Gln) amidotransferase subunit GatA: MDLCLQPIHAVRQLLASGEVSAQELCEAYLARIRACEPVVRAYITVDAEGARRQAEAADQARRAGCAGPLAGIPLAVKDVLCTKGLATTCGSRILASFLPPYDATVVARLRQAGAVILGKATMDEFAMGSSSENCAFGVPRNPWAPSHVCGGSSGGSAAAVSAGLAAASLGSDTGGSIRQPASHCGVVGLKPTYGRVSRYGLVAFASSLDQVGPFARDVRDCALMLSVMAGHDPRDSTSVNRPVPDYQACLTPDLTGLTVGVPQEYFVDGLDPEVERAVRQGIGRLQAAGARVIEVSLPHTRYCVAAYYLIAPAEASSNLARFDGVRYGHRVTGAEDLLDMYRRSRSQGFGPEVKRRIMIGTYALSAGYYDAYYKKASQVRTLLIRDFKAAFDQADVLASPVAPTPAWPLGAKVDDPLAMYLSDILTISANLAGLPGLSVPCGRSSQGLPIGLQLMADHFQEETLLKAAYAFEQQAGPLGPPPLERAS; the protein is encoded by the coding sequence TCAGGGCCTGCGAGCCGGTGGTGCGGGCGTACATCACCGTTGACGCCGAGGGCGCCCGCCGCCAGGCCGAGGCCGCCGACCAGGCCCGCCGGGCCGGCTGCGCCGGCCCGCTGGCCGGCATCCCCCTGGCGGTCAAGGACGTGCTCTGCACCAAAGGGCTCGCCACCACCTGCGGCTCCCGTATCCTGGCCAGCTTCCTGCCCCCGTACGACGCCACCGTGGTGGCCCGGCTGCGGCAGGCCGGGGCGGTGATCCTCGGCAAGGCCACCATGGACGAGTTCGCCATGGGCTCCTCCTCCGAGAACTGCGCCTTCGGGGTGCCGAGAAACCCCTGGGCCCCGAGCCATGTCTGCGGCGGCTCCAGCGGCGGCTCCGCAGCCGCGGTCTCGGCTGGCCTGGCGGCCGCCAGCCTCGGCTCGGATACCGGCGGCTCCATCCGCCAGCCCGCCTCCCACTGCGGCGTGGTCGGCCTCAAGCCCACCTACGGCCGGGTCTCCCGCTATGGCCTGGTCGCCTTTGCCTCCTCCCTGGATCAGGTGGGACCCTTTGCCCGGGACGTGCGGGACTGCGCCCTCATGCTGTCCGTCATGGCCGGCCACGACCCCCGGGACTCCACCTCGGTAAACCGGCCGGTGCCGGACTACCAGGCCTGCCTGACCCCTGATCTGACCGGCCTCACCGTCGGCGTGCCGCAGGAGTATTTCGTCGACGGCCTGGACCCGGAGGTGGAAAGGGCGGTGCGGCAGGGGATCGGCCGGCTGCAGGCGGCCGGCGCCCGGGTGATCGAGGTGTCCTTGCCCCACACCCGGTACTGCGTGGCCGCCTACTATCTCATCGCCCCGGCTGAGGCCAGCTCCAACCTGGCCCGTTTCGACGGCGTCCGCTACGGCCACCGGGTCACCGGGGCCGAGGACCTCCTGGACATGTACCGCCGCAGCCGCTCCCAGGGCTTCGGTCCGGAGGTCAAGCGCCGGATCATGATCGGCACCTACGCCCTGTCCGCCGGCTACTACGACGCCTACTACAAGAAGGCCTCCCAGGTCCGCACCCTGCTCATCCGGGACTTCAAGGCGGCCTTTGACCAGGCCGACGTTCTGGCCTCGCCGGTGGCGCCCACCCCGGCCTGGCCGCTGGGCGCCAAGGTGGACGACCCCCTGGCCATGTATCTGTCGGACATCCTCACCATCTCCGCCAACCTGGCCGGCCTGCCCGGTCTGTCGGTACCGTGCGGCCGATCCAGCCAGGGCCTGCCCATCGGCCTCCAGCTCATGGCCGACCACTTCCAGGAGGAGACCCTGCTCAAGGCCGCCTACGCCTTCGAGCAGCAGGCCGGCCCCCTGGGGCCGCCGCCCCTGGAGCGGGCGTCATGA
- the hisC gene encoding histidinol-phosphate transaminase, with translation MTLPVPAHIRSLVPYPPGKPMEELERELGITGVVKLASNENALGPSPKALAAIAAALPGLHRYPDGSGFYLKKALAERLGVEATEIVLGNGSNELIELLAEIFLAPGDEAILSHPTFLVYQKMIQARGGCAKVVPLQDFGHDLAAIAGQVTARTRMIFLDNPNNPAGTVFGQAAFRDFLAQLPAHLLVVLDEAYVDFVSPELAWDSVAYRLAQPPVAILRTFSKAYGLAGLRIGYGVMAPEVSDLANRIRQPFNVNTLAQIGALAALADREHLAATLAMTREGIARLAAGVAALGCRPYPSQTNFFLVDLGRPAKPVYEAMLHRGVIVRPMAAYDLPSFLRITPGTPAENERCLAALAAALDPARP, from the coding sequence ATGACGCTGCCGGTCCCGGCCCATATCCGGTCCCTCGTTCCCTACCCGCCCGGCAAGCCCATGGAGGAGCTGGAGCGGGAGCTGGGGATCACCGGCGTCGTCAAGCTCGCTTCCAACGAGAACGCCCTCGGCCCCTCGCCCAAGGCCCTGGCTGCTATTGCCGCGGCCCTGCCCGGGCTGCACCGCTATCCGGACGGCTCCGGCTTCTACCTCAAGAAGGCCCTGGCCGAACGCCTGGGGGTGGAGGCCACCGAGATTGTCCTGGGCAATGGCTCCAACGAGCTTATCGAGCTTCTGGCCGAGATCTTCCTGGCCCCCGGGGACGAGGCCATCCTCAGCCACCCCACCTTCCTGGTCTACCAGAAGATGATCCAGGCCCGGGGCGGCTGCGCCAAGGTGGTGCCGCTTCAGGATTTCGGCCACGACCTGGCCGCCATCGCCGGCCAGGTCACGGCCCGGACCCGGATGATCTTTCTCGACAACCCCAACAACCCCGCCGGCACCGTCTTTGGCCAGGCCGCCTTCCGGGATTTCCTGGCCCAGCTGCCGGCCCATCTCCTGGTGGTCCTGGACGAGGCCTATGTGGATTTCGTCTCCCCGGAGCTGGCCTGGGACAGCGTGGCCTACCGGCTCGCCCAGCCGCCGGTGGCGATCCTGCGCACCTTCTCCAAGGCGTACGGTCTGGCCGGCCTGCGCATCGGCTACGGGGTGATGGCCCCTGAGGTCAGCGATCTCGCCAACCGGATCCGGCAGCCGTTCAATGTCAACACCCTGGCCCAGATCGGTGCCCTGGCCGCCCTGGCCGACCGGGAGCACCTGGCCGCCACCCTGGCCATGACCCGGGAGGGCATCGCCCGGCTGGCGGCAGGGGTGGCGGCCCTGGGCTGCCGGCCCTACCCGTCCCAGACCAACTTCTTCCTGGTGGATCTGGGGCGGCCGGCCAAGCCAGTCTACGAGGCCATGCTCCACCGGGGGGTGATCGTCCGGCCCATGGCCGCCTACGATCTGCCCTCCTTCCTGCGCATCACCCCGGGCACCCCGGCCGAGAACGAGCGCTGCCTGGCCGCCCTGGCCGCGGCCCTCGACCCGGCCCGCCCCTGA